CGCCAGAAAACAGGGGCTTAATGACAAGATGAGACTCTGCTTCTAAGAAGGTAGCTGCCGAGTATGACCTTGCGGCCAGAAAAGTAACCACACCTTCCCTCAAAAAGCTGCTAATGCGGATGGAGGATCACGAAATATATCATGATGAGGTGTTCAGCGATCTGTTTAAGGAAGCAGAAAAATAAGACTTAAGAAAGGAGGAAAAAGATGGCTTACGGAGCAAAGGATTACGGCAAGTTAATCGGGATGGAGGGCTTCAGCGAGACATTGCTGAAGGACCACTTTACCTTGTATCAGGGCTATGTGACCAATACAAACAAGCTCATGGATACTTTGGCGGCGATGCTGAAAGACGGCAGGGTGGGTATGCCGGAATACGCTGAGATGAAGAGGCGGATGGGCTGGGAATTCAACGGTATGAGGTTGCATGAGTATTACTTCGCTAATCTCGGTGGTAAGGCAGCATTGGATAAGTTGGGAAAACTGGCTAAGAAGCTGGCGGAGGACTTCGGCAGCTACGAAAGTTGGGAGAAAG
This genomic stretch from Syntrophales bacterium harbors:
- a CDS encoding Fe-Mn family superoxide dismutase; protein product: MAYGAKDYGKLIGMEGFSETLLKDHFTLYQGYVTNTNKLMDTLAAMLKDGRVGMPEYAEMKRRMGWEFNGMRLHEYYFANLGGKAALDKLGKLAKKLAEDFGSYESWEKDFKGTATMRGIGWVILYQDSLTGKLFSQWINEHDVGHPAGCGPILVIDVFEHAFMTDYGLKRADYIEAFFKNINWAVAEGRLK